A window of Daphnia pulicaria isolate SC F1-1A chromosome 10, SC_F0-13Bv2, whole genome shotgun sequence contains these coding sequences:
- the LOC124314666 gene encoding uncharacterized protein LOC124314666, with translation MNTQPIRKLPGAKKEFPFVKSTIDNRRPVKLAKPTVNATQPTTLNPDKIKIVPANSTMADGVPQMPKVGFRFQGFGSTSITAAIPNSQTIRPLPTHLDKKIHPRDWTFSPKPELTIAIKKTDGTDLKPKPFKANPVPSSHYNLPYQTPKKSKTVMAKKPELADAKKTGGTDLKPFKANPVLSTPKISKTEVAKKVNAPGLVNRMWHSMIDPILHPHDEASTETVPLPDKKKSLDHVMSKQFRAKPAPPTTYKQSIPVVPQKRLPVRNVKIVKHLDPAEKAELQEFELTEKAILQQVDAEKDEMTPSRSLKKIGPGEEDVHNADLPDHPGLANRMWHSMVDPIWHSKKPEPDEKSIAGNDDEGKPDVKKSDVQDEVEVHEDLQASEVDDTSDKLSLDALMQLVPEAFHVQPDAKKIETVPAPEENEIASNPDVLNPIREADKIFPFIRTVDSRLETEGASTRKIRRRHEKKRKNNKNKNNNDVLPDHPGLASRMWHSMIDPIWHSKKPEPDEKSIAGNDSEEKPDEKKLDVEDEVLVDEDVELPSVPEAPHVQKITKEIVTVAAVPDENEIAPNPEADLDPIREAVEILPSTRTIESRLETEAAGIPKLRRRHVKKRRHSDSQLPRPQHYEEHLEKPEELVRPGLLRRAVVGIGSTVLSAGRSVLSGVGSVVGFGRNRTPVSTPAEPAAKPDKKHRHHKKKSHQKRTGKDL, from the coding sequence ATGAATACTCAACCAATTCGAAAACTCCCTGGAGCtaagaaagaatttccttttgtCAAATCCACCATTGACAATAGGAGACCGGTCAAATTGGCTAAACCAACAGTCAATGCGACCCAACCAACGACTTTGAATCCggataaaatcaaaatagtaCCAGCTAATTCCACCATGGCTGATGGGGTCCCACAAATGCCCAAAGTTGGATTCCGTTTTCAAGGATTTGGCTCGACCTCAATCACGGCCGCCATTCCCAATTCCCAGACTATCCGTCCATTACCAACTCATTTGGACAAAAAGATCCATCCACGTGATTGGACTTTTTCCCCGAAACCTGAATTGACAATCGCTATTAAAAAGACTGACGGGACAGATTTGAAACCGAAACCATTCAAAGCCAACCCTGTTCCCAGCAGTCACTATAACCTGCCTTACCAGACTCCTAAGAAAAGCAAGACTGTAATGGCCAAGAAACCTGAACTGGCAGACGCTAAGAAGACGGGCGGGACAGATTTGAAGCCTTTCAAAGCCAACCCTGTTCTCTCGACTCCCAAGATAAGCAAGACTGAAGTTGCCAAGAAAGTCAACGCTCCCGGACTTGTAAACCGAATGTGGCACTCGATGATCGACCCGATTTTGCACCCGCACGATGAAGCATCCACTGAAACAGTTCCTTTACCCGACAAGAAGAAATCTTTGGACCACGTCATGAGCAAGCAATTCCGAGCCAAACCTGCTCCTCCCACCACTTACAAACAGTCGATCCCTGTAGTGCCCCAAAAACGCCTTCCTGTCAGAAATGTAAAAATCGTGAAACATTTGGATCCGGCTGAAAAGGCTGAGCTGCAGGAGTTTGAGTTGACTGAAAAGGCAATTCTTCAACAAGTGGATGCCGAGAAAGATGAGATGACTCCGTCTCGTTCCCTGAAGAAAATTGGACCCGGAGAAGAAGATGTCCACAACGCTGACTTACCCGACCATCCCGGATTGGCAAACCGAATGTGGCATTCAATGGTTGATCCGATTTGGCATTCTAAGAAACCGGAACCGGATGAGAAATCGATTGCAGGAAACGACGATGAAGGAAAACCGGATGTGAAGAAGTCAGATGTCCAGGACGAGGTCGAAGTTCATGAGGATCTCCAAGCATCGGAAGTAGATGATACCTCAGACAAATTAAGCCTGGATGCTTTAATGCAGTTAGTTCCGGAAGCCTTCCATGTCCAACCGGATGCAAAGAAAATTGAGACTGTACCAGCACCGGAAGAAAATGAGATAGCATCAAATCCAGACGTTCTAAATCCAATACGAGAGGCTGATAAGATTTTTCCATTCATTCGGACAGTTGATTCTCGGTTGGAGACGGAAGGCGCTAGTACCCGAAAGATAAGGCGGCGACAcgaaaagaaacggaagaacaacaaaaacaaaaacaacaatgatGTCTTACCTGACCATCCCGGATTGGCAAGCCGAATGTGGCACTCCATGATCGATCCGATTTGGCATTCTAAGAAACCGGAACCGGATGAGAAATCTATCGCAGGAAACGATTCTGAAGAAAAACCGGATGAAAAGAAGTTGGATGTCGAGGACGAGGTCTTAGTTGATGAGGATGTTGAATTGCCGTCCGTTCCGGAAGCACCCCATGTCCAAAAGATAACAAAGGAAATTGTGACTGTAGCAGCAGTACCGGATGAAAATGAGATTGCACCAAACCCAGAGGCCGATCTGGATCCAATACGAGAGGCTGTTGAGATTTTGCCATCTACTCGGACAATTGAATCTCGGTTGGAAACGGAAGCCGCTGGTATCCCGAAGTTAAGGAGGCGACACGTCAAGAAACGGCGTCATTCTGACAGTCAATTGCCAAGACCGCAACACTATGAAGAGCATCTCGAAAAGCCCGAGGAACTCGTCCGCCCTGGACTACTAAGACGCGCTGTGGTGGGAATAGGTTCGACTGTGCTGTCCGCCGGTAGGTCGGTGTTGTCGGGTGTTGGATCGGTGGTCGGCTTCGGGAGAAACAGGACCCCAGTTAGCACTCCCGCAGAACCGGCTGCCAAACCCGACAAGAAGCATCGTCATCACAAGAAAAAGTCTCATCAGAAACGTACAGGAAAGGATCTTTAA
- the LOC124314642 gene encoding aminopeptidase N-like, producing MRLIFTRFVLFLLVSNVMSDGHRIDPFLNPLHYDLVLLPVISGGSPRLCGHVYIDVQPTRTTNLITFHAVELTIIDVSVRSVGNETAAVNPAIDDRFLQLEDLCFSGLFVQTSKEFQTIQEVPEREQMNIVLKQVLLKGQKYRIGLYYLGKVREDSRGFYRANYKNDVTSCCHQGWFGGTQMQATDARRVLPCLDEPGFKTTFDVVVGHSNAMTALSNMPEISSRAMTSTRDWMWTSFSRSPPMPTYLLAMFVTDYESLETIYQLDGDRSVKLRFWGRPDQLPHLKESMAVAGDLLNYLVKYVRQPFTLPKIDFITAPIQLHFEAMENWGLILFRENRLYHNKETDSEDDRFTLIQIMAHELAHQFFGNLVTSNWWSDIWFNEGMSSLFEMELTDYAMPNDTYRCEAERHKSIQSAMKFEEERTEPLTVIRQVETAEEAEKMFDPLSYSKGSGLFLMLRNFVGHEEFRNALITYMDRYQFQSVNSRNFMEILNEQLHQDREFGRTMNVTKIMNSWTHQPSYPIVRCSLAGNGRIRLSQMPFPLLRSNSLQVNALWWIPIAMTDGRRPDFTREGTYPRVWLTPERPTLEIPYFPQVSIRDGPAEDQEPDTWILVNGQFASYGRVLYDKANWRLISNQLMLNHTVIPKVTRAQLIDDAFTLAGAGYLDYQVVVELIEYLTLVNDEFVQSTSLFHLKLIQEQSRHNESLYNLFKEYTSRFKFEKTDHGEPGDYNDWVRVGDPLDGVGCLNWSDDGVCVDQVMRLFHAQMDGSITPEEKKAMTEHLERNWCAVIRYGGKEEWNWAWRASLCDMWSSQRTKILSAMSCSQDRDRLKQLLSRVFSPTIEQDPHDTFATIEKMTENHVARSMVLNFLATNWEILGRHFRYRRSGDNLKLLTSAAKFLSTPDELKEMSQILSDLENKDKKLNRAFTNGILEGIRNNIRWGEKNLEQVYLVIESRIMTRRSTNSLAKTNCIP from the exons ATGCGTTTGATTTTCACccgatttgttttatttctgctCGTCTCCAATGTGATGAGCGACGGACACAGGATTGATCCTTTCCTCAATCCCCTCCACTACGACCTGGTCCTGTTGCCCGTCATCAGTGGTGGCAGCCCGCGCTTGTGTGGCCACGTTTACATCGACGTCCAGCCGACCAGGACGACCAATTTGATCACGTTCCACGCCGTCGAGCTCACCATCATCGACGTCAGCGTGCGGAGTGTCGGTAACGAAACGGCCGCTGTCAATCCGGCCATTGACGACCGATTTCTCCAGCTAGAGGATCTCTGCTTCTCAGGTCTTTTTGTTCAAACCTCCAAGGAATTTCAGACGATCCAGGAGGTGCCGGAGCGGGAGCAAATGAACATCGTTCTTAAACAGGTTTTGCTCAAGGGTCAGAAGTACCGTATCGGTTTGTATTACCTGGGCAAGGTTAGAGAGGATTCCAGAGGATTTTACAGAGCCAATTACAAGAACGACGTCACTTCCTGCTGCCACCAGGG TTGGTTCGGTGGAACACAAATGCAGGCGACCGACGCCCGTCGAGTTCTTCCGTGCCTGGACGAGCCGGGATTTAAAACGACATTTGATGTGGTTGTCGGTCACAGCAACGCCATGACGGCCTTGTCCAACATGCCTGAAATTTCCAGCCGTGCCAT GACATCCACGCGCGATTGGATGTGGACGTCATTTTCACGGTCGCCGCCTATGCCCACCTATTTATTGGCCATGTTCGTGACGGACTATGAGAGTTTGGAGACGATTTATCAGTTGGACGGCGACCGGTCCGTCAAGTTGCGCTTCTGGGGACGGCCGGACCAGCTGCCCCATCTCAAGGAATCCATGGCGGTCGCCGGCGACCTGCTCAACTATTTGGTGAAATACGTCCGTCAGCCGTTCACTTTACccaaaattgattttataaCCGCGCCCATTCAACTCCATTTTGAGGCCATGGAGAACTGGGGTCTCATCCTCTTTCG GGAAAACCGACTTTATCACAACAAGGAAACTGACAGCGAGGACGACCGTTTTACTCTCATTCAAATAATGGCGCACGAATTGGCGCATCAGTTTTTCGGCAACTTG gtTACTTCCAATTGGTGGAGTGACATTTGGTTTAACGAAGGCATGAGTTCACTCTTCGAGATGGAATTAACAGATTAT GCAATGCCAAACGACACGTATCGTTGTGAAGCCGAACGCCACAAATCCATTCAATCCGCCATGAAATTCGAAGAGGAGCGAACAGAACCGCTGACGGTCATCCGACAAGTGGAGACGGCCGAAGAAGCTGAAAAGATGTTTGATCCACTTTCCTACAGTAAAG GAAGTGGTTTATTCCTGATGTTACGCAATTTCGTTGGACATGAGGAATTCAGAAACGCACTCATCACTTACATGGATCGCTA TCAATTCCAGAGTGTCAACAGtcgaaatttcatggagatttTGAACGAGCAACTGCACCAGGACCGCGAATTTGGCCGGACGATGAACGTCACGAAGATCATGAATTCTTGGACCCATCAGCCGAGTTATCCGATCGTTCGTTGCTCTCTGGCCGGCAACGGGCGAATTCGGCTGTCTCAGATGCCGTTTCCGTTACTCCGAAGCAATTCATTACAGGTCAATGCCTTGTGGTGGATCCCCATCGCCATGACGGATGGCAGACGGCCAGATTTCACCCGAGAAGGGACATATCCGAGAGTTTGGCTCACGCCCGAACGTCCGACTTTGGAGATTCCTTATTTCCCTCAGGTGTCGATCCGAGACGGACCAGCAGAAGACCAAGAACCGGACACTTGGATTCTCGTCAACGGCCAATTCGCCAGCTACGGTCGAGTGTTGTACGACAAAGCCAATTGGCGACTGATCTCCAATCAGCTGATGCTCAATCACACCGTCATCCCGAAAGTGACTCGGGCTCAATTGATTGACGACGCTTTCACGCTGGCTGGAGCCGGATATTTGGACTATCAAGTGGTTGTTGAACTCATCGAGTATCTGACTTTGGTCAATGACGAGTTCGTCCAGTCTACCAGTTTATTCCACTTGAAATTGATCCAGGAACAGTCGAGACACAACGAATCGCTTTATAATCTGTTCAAG GAATACACCAGTAGATTCAAGTTCGAGAAAACCGACCATGGAGAGCCGGGCGACTACAACGACTGGGTCCGAGTTGGTGATCCGCTGGATGGAGTTGGCTGCCTGAACTGGAGTGACGACGGTGTGTGTGTCGATCAAGTCATGCGCCTCTTTCACGCTCAAATGGACGGCTCAATTACCCCCGAAGAGAAAAA GGCTATGACGGAACATTTGGAGCGCAATTGGTGTGCGGTGATTCGCTACGGTGGTAAGGAAGAGTGGAACTGGGCGTGGCGAGCTAGTCTCTGCGACATGTGGTCGTCACAGCGGACAAAGATTTTATCGGCCATGAGTTGCAGTCAAGATCGTGATCGTTTGAAACAGCTTCTTTCGCGCGTGTTTTCGCCAACCATCGAACAGGACCCGCACGACACGTTCGCCACCATTGAGAAAATGACGGAAAATCACGTCGCTCGTTCCATGGTGTTGAACTTTTTGGCGACCAACTGGGAGATCCTAGGGCGACA TTTTCGTTATAGAAGGTCTGGCGATAATTTGAAGCTGCTCACCTCCGCCGCCAAATTTCTGAGTACACCAGACGAATTGAAAGAG ATGTCCCAGATTTTGTCCGACCTGGAAAATAAAGACAAGAAACTCAATCGCGCTTTCACGAACGGGATTCTGGAGGGTATCCGCAACAATATTCGCTGGggtgagaagaatttggaacAAGTCTATTTGGTTATCGAATCTCGGATAATGACACGACGTTCGACAAATTCACTCGCCAAGACTAACTGCATTCCCTAA
- the LOC124314830 gene encoding larval cuticle protein 65Ag1-like, with protein sequence MNWELRLIVALAFLIVALAAQGEKEPIDFVSSIREMNADGSYSFDFESEDGTKVSESGSQNQVGPQPEDISTVSRGSYSFTTPDGVVLTVNWVADENGFQATGDHLPTPPPMPEHRLLRLLTSSANNAGLLAAPKGSYSYTSPDGVVITVNWVADENGFQATGDHLPTPPPMPEHVVRMLADLKAARLL encoded by the exons atgaactggGAACTAAGATTG ATCGTTGCTCTCGCTTTCTTGATCGTGGCTCTTGCTGCACAAGGAGAGAAGGAGCCAATTGACTTCGTTTCATCCATCCGTGAAATGAACGCTGATGGAAGCTACTCATTTGA TTTCGAGAGTGAGGATGGCACCAAAGTCTCAGAGAGCGGCAGCCAGAATCAAGTCGGACCTCAACCCGAGGATATCAGCACCGTTTCCCGC GGATCTTACTCTTTCACCACTCCCGATGGCGTCGTCTTGACCGTCAACTGGGTCGCCGATGAAAACGGTTTCCAGGCCACCGGTGACCATCTCCCCACTCCTCCTCCCATGCCCGAGCACAGGCTTCTCCGCCTTCTGACTTCTAGTGCGAATAACGCTGGTCTCTTGGCTGCTCCCAAGGGATCTTACTCGTACACCTCTCCCGATGGCGTTGTCATCACTGTCAACTGGGTCGCCGATGAGAACGGATTCCAGGCCACCGGTGACCATTTGCCCACACCTCCCCCCATGCCCGAGCACGTCGTCAGGATGCTCGCCGACTTAAAGGCTGCCCGTCTCCTGTGA